The following are from one region of the Actinomyces sp. oral taxon 897 genome:
- a CDS encoding ABC transporter substrate-binding protein, which yields MKTTMYASRRQVLAGGIAAAALATLAACGSDKKDTSATGGSDTTGGSGAAGSGEVVKITYWHRLPDKEGMTKVDDVVAQWNQANPGIQVTAKKFDGKADESYAKIAQAVKSGDAPDLAQVGYGEIAAEFLAGDLEDVAAQFKEGGYEKNYAAGPMAQCKLDSVVVGLPQDTGPLVYIYDKAAFDALGIKVPTTWAELKEAAKTAKASGKYIASWQGDEVGYLMSGQAAAAGASWYTPEGTTWKVDCNSEISKKVATVYQELLDEGLIFVPSDGRWGDAFGAALKDGSLIGTVAAGWEPGFILGDLGVTETKWQVAYLPKFDGVTKDATGADGGSAIAVIKGCKHPAEALKFADWFNQQIPALVSQGLVVAATTGKPETPEALKKLWGGQDVFGFLAEANATMNPNFPYAPTWPKVTSAMAEVGGNVTLGSAKVADIFSKAQETSLTTLKAQGISVKE from the coding sequence ATGAAGACCACCATGTACGCATCCCGCCGCCAGGTCCTGGCTGGCGGCATCGCTGCCGCCGCCCTGGCTACCCTGGCCGCCTGCGGCTCGGACAAGAAGGACACCTCCGCCACGGGCGGGTCTGACACCACGGGCGGCTCTGGCGCCGCGGGCAGCGGCGAGGTCGTGAAGATCACCTACTGGCACCGCCTGCCCGACAAGGAGGGCATGACCAAGGTCGACGACGTCGTCGCCCAGTGGAACCAGGCGAACCCCGGCATCCAGGTGACGGCCAAGAAGTTCGACGGCAAGGCCGACGAGTCCTACGCCAAGATCGCCCAGGCCGTGAAGTCCGGTGACGCCCCCGACCTGGCCCAGGTCGGCTACGGCGAGATCGCCGCCGAGTTCCTGGCCGGGGACCTGGAGGACGTGGCCGCCCAGTTCAAGGAGGGCGGCTACGAGAAGAACTACGCCGCCGGTCCCATGGCCCAGTGCAAGCTCGACTCGGTCGTCGTCGGCCTGCCCCAGGACACCGGCCCGCTGGTCTACATCTACGACAAGGCCGCCTTCGACGCCCTGGGCATCAAGGTCCCCACCACCTGGGCGGAGCTCAAGGAGGCGGCCAAGACCGCCAAGGCCTCGGGCAAGTACATCGCCTCCTGGCAGGGCGACGAGGTCGGCTACCTCATGTCCGGCCAGGCCGCCGCCGCCGGCGCCTCCTGGTACACCCCGGAGGGCACCACCTGGAAGGTGGACTGCAACTCCGAGATCTCCAAGAAGGTCGCCACCGTCTACCAGGAGCTCCTTGACGAGGGCCTCATCTTCGTCCCCTCCGATGGCCGCTGGGGCGACGCCTTCGGTGCCGCCCTCAAGGACGGCAGCCTCATCGGCACCGTCGCCGCCGGCTGGGAGCCCGGCTTCATCCTCGGTGACCTCGGCGTGACGGAGACCAAGTGGCAGGTCGCCTACCTGCCCAAGTTCGACGGCGTCACCAAGGACGCCACCGGCGCCGACGGCGGCTCGGCCATTGCCGTCATCAAGGGCTGCAAGCACCCCGCCGAGGCCCTCAAGTTCGCCGACTGGTTCAACCAGCAGATCCCGGCCCTCGTCTCCCAGGGCCTGGTGGTGGCCGCCACCACCGGCAAGCCCGAGACCCCCGAGGCCCTCAAGAAGCTCTGGGGCGGGCAGGACGTCTTCGGCTTCCTCGCCGAGGCCAACGCCACCATGAACCCGAACTTCCCCTACGCCCCGACATGGCCCAAGGTCACCAGCGCCATGGCGGAGGTCGGCGGCAACGTCACCCTCGGCAGCGCCAAGGTCGCCGACATCTTCTCCAAGGCCCAGGAGACCTCGCTGACCACCCTCAAGGCCCAGGGGATCTCCGTCAAGGAGTGA
- a CDS encoding carbohydrate ABC transporter permease, translating to MSTAPAAANAANIRAIRARRFRNTVYGWIFAAPFTLFFAVTFVVPIIVSIYQAFFTTKSVGGGLYGGGERVTSFSGLDNFEAVVTNGDFWVGMGRVLLFAAFQIPVMIISALVLALVLDSYLIRRVTVFRLGYFLPYAIPGVVAAMVWLYIYSPHLGPLTGLTGINFFGKNIILASMANMTTWTFTGYNMLVFLAALQAIPTDLYEAARLDGASGFQIATRIKIPMLSGAALLTVLLSIIGTIQLFNEPTIMASSQAWMGKNYTPMMMAYNTMMTSPGDPHMASAISIVMALVAGGLAAVYAFVQTRVDK from the coding sequence ATGAGCACAGCACCTGCAGCGGCAAACGCCGCGAACATCAGGGCGATCAGGGCGCGCAGATTCCGTAACACCGTCTACGGGTGGATCTTCGCGGCCCCGTTCACCCTGTTCTTCGCCGTCACCTTCGTGGTGCCGATTATTGTCTCCATCTACCAGGCCTTCTTTACCACGAAGTCCGTGGGCGGCGGCCTCTACGGGGGCGGGGAGCGTGTCACCTCCTTCTCCGGCCTGGACAACTTCGAGGCGGTGGTCACCAACGGGGACTTCTGGGTCGGGATGGGACGGGTCCTCCTGTTCGCGGCCTTCCAGATCCCGGTCATGATTATCTCCGCCCTGGTCCTGGCCCTGGTCCTGGACTCCTACCTGATCAGGCGGGTCACGGTCTTCCGTCTGGGCTACTTCCTCCCCTACGCCATCCCCGGTGTCGTCGCCGCGATGGTCTGGCTCTACATCTACTCCCCGCACCTGGGGCCCCTCACCGGCCTGACCGGCATTAACTTCTTCGGGAAGAACATTATCCTGGCCTCAATGGCCAACATGACTACGTGGACCTTTACCGGCTACAACATGCTGGTCTTCCTGGCCGCCCTCCAGGCGATCCCCACCGACCTCTACGAGGCGGCCCGCCTGGACGGTGCGAGCGGTTTCCAGATCGCCACCCGCATTAAGATCCCGATGCTCTCCGGGGCAGCCCTGCTCACCGTGCTGCTGTCTATTATCGGCACCATCCAGCTCTTTAACGAGCCCACCATTATGGCCAGCTCCCAGGCCTGGATGGGGAAGAACTACACGCCGATGATGATGGCCTACAACACCATGATGACCTCTCCGGGCGACCCGCACATGGCCTCGGCGATCTCCATCGTCATGGCCCTGGTTGCCGGGGGCCTGGCGGCTGTCTACGCCTTCGTCCAGACCCGTGTGGACAAGTGA
- a CDS encoding carbohydrate ABC transporter permease, whose translation MATLPDGRWYRPSKADHARSLEPSDGAKLATWLVLVLVLLYFLFPLYWLIVSATKTNAQLSEGSLGLSEDPLSTMKANYNALMAWTDGMFWRWVANSVFYSTVAGVIGTLISVMAGYGMSKFKFRGANVLQLAVLGGLLLPIALLTIPLYIVMHSLGLTDTIWSIIIPSCVSPFGVFLGRMYAATSVPDELLEAARIDGAGEFRIFFTMVLRLLAPAMVTIFLFIFVATWNNFLLPLMMVTNSTELKPVTLGLYGMMSYFDPTYGAVLQGALLGVLPLAVIFLFLQRFWQAGLAAGSVKG comes from the coding sequence ATGGCCACCCTCCCTGACGGCCGGTGGTACCGGCCCAGCAAGGCGGACCACGCCCGTTCCCTGGAGCCTTCCGACGGGGCCAAGCTGGCGACCTGGCTCGTCCTGGTCCTGGTCCTCCTGTACTTCCTCTTCCCGCTGTACTGGCTCATTGTCTCGGCGACGAAGACCAACGCCCAGCTGAGCGAGGGGAGCCTGGGCCTCAGCGAGGACCCGCTGTCCACCATGAAGGCCAACTACAACGCCCTCATGGCGTGGACCGACGGCATGTTCTGGCGCTGGGTGGCCAACTCCGTGTTCTACTCCACCGTGGCCGGGGTGATCGGTACGCTGATCTCCGTCATGGCCGGCTACGGCATGAGCAAGTTCAAGTTCCGGGGGGCCAACGTCCTCCAGCTCGCGGTCCTGGGCGGACTGCTCCTGCCGATTGCGCTGCTGACGATCCCCCTGTACATTGTGATGCACTCCCTGGGTTTGACCGACACCATCTGGTCTATTATCATTCCCAGTTGCGTGAGCCCGTTCGGCGTCTTCCTGGGACGCATGTACGCTGCGACGTCAGTGCCTGACGAGCTGCTTGAGGCGGCCCGGATCGACGGCGCCGGGGAGTTCCGCATCTTCTTCACCATGGTGCTGCGGCTCCTGGCCCCCGCGATGGTGACGATCTTCCTGTTCATCTTCGTGGCGACCTGGAACAACTTCCTCCTGCCGCTCATGATGGTGACCAACAGCACCGAGCTCAAGCCGGTGACACTGGGTCTGTACGGCATGATGTCGTACTTCGACCCGACGTATGGCGCGGTTCTCCAGGGAGCCCTTCTCGGCGTGCTCCCGCTGGCCGTGATCTTTCTCTTCCTGCAGCGCTTCTGGCAGGCCGGCCTCGCAGCTGGCTCTGTCAAGGGCTGA
- a CDS encoding SDR family NAD(P)-dependent oxidoreductase → MGTALVTGATSGIGLELVWQLAAARHDLVLVARDHQRLAVLAEDLHQVAGVGAQVLPADLSTAQGRQKVAQRLLRTGAAGAGSPNPAEAGSTTRPGPAGTGSGTGPQGYARLDPARLRDHVRPQGPGRQGGSRLPARSARGPRTAQEVARRPVDLLVNNAGFGLGQAFVGGDVDRERRALEVMVGAVMELSHAALPGMVERGHGAVLNIASLASLTAMGTYAAHKAWVRTFTEGLATELKGTGVSATVVCPGLTRTEFHERAHMEDVWPSLVWTDSQEVARQALDAVRRGQVICTPTLRYQAAAALLRLSPRWLVRRVAGHASSATRY, encoded by the coding sequence ATGGGAACCGCACTCGTCACCGGCGCCACCTCAGGGATCGGGCTTGAGCTGGTCTGGCAGCTCGCCGCAGCCAGGCACGACCTGGTCCTGGTGGCCCGAGACCATCAGCGCCTGGCCGTCCTGGCCGAGGACCTGCACCAGGTAGCGGGCGTGGGGGCGCAGGTCCTGCCCGCCGACCTCTCCACTGCGCAGGGCCGCCAGAAGGTTGCCCAGCGCCTGCTGAGGACGGGAGCGGCAGGGGCCGGGAGCCCCAACCCTGCCGAGGCCGGAAGTACCACACGCCCCGGCCCCGCCGGGACAGGGAGCGGTACCGGTCCCCAGGGCTACGCCCGTCTGGATCCTGCTCGCCTCCGGGATCACGTGCGGCCCCAGGGCCCTGGTCGGCAAGGGGGCTCCCGGCTCCCTGCCCGCTCGGCCCGCGGGCCACGGACCGCCCAGGAGGTGGCCCGTCGTCCGGTGGACCTGCTGGTGAACAACGCGGGCTTCGGTCTGGGGCAGGCCTTCGTGGGCGGGGACGTAGACAGGGAGCGCCGCGCCCTGGAGGTCATGGTCGGCGCGGTCATGGAGCTCAGCCACGCGGCCCTGCCCGGCATGGTGGAGCGCGGTCACGGCGCGGTGCTCAATATCGCCTCGTTGGCCTCCCTGACGGCCATGGGCACCTACGCCGCCCACAAGGCCTGGGTGCGGACCTTCACCGAGGGGCTGGCCACCGAGCTGAAGGGTACCGGGGTGAGCGCCACCGTGGTGTGCCCGGGCCTGACCCGCACCGAGTTCCACGAGCGGGCCCACATGGAGGACGTGTGGCCATCCCTGGTCTGGACCGACTCCCAGGAGGTGGCCCGCCAGGCCCTGGACGCGGTGCGCCGGGGCCAGGTCATCTGCACCCCCACCCTGCGCTACCAGGCGGCGGCCGCTCTCCTGCGTCTGAGCCCCCGGTGGCTGGTGCGCCGGGTCGCCGGGCACGCCTCGTCAGCCACCCGCTACTGA
- the tpx gene encoding thiol peroxidase, with protein sequence MAEITFHGAPVTTVGELPAVGTTAPGFELVGADLSPVTSASLRGQRLVLNIFPSIDTGVCATSVRRFNQRAAALEGTTVLCVSADLPFALGRFCGAEGIDDVVTASVFRSTFGADYGVTIADGPLAGLLSRAVVVLDADGTVLHAEQVPEIGQEPDYEAAVAALA encoded by the coding sequence ATGGCTGAGATCACCTTCCACGGAGCCCCCGTCACGACCGTCGGGGAGCTGCCCGCCGTCGGCACCACCGCACCCGGCTTCGAGCTCGTCGGCGCCGACCTGTCGCCTGTGACCAGCGCGTCTCTGCGCGGCCAGCGGCTCGTCCTCAATATCTTCCCGTCCATTGACACCGGCGTGTGCGCCACCAGCGTGCGCCGGTTCAACCAGCGTGCCGCCGCCCTGGAGGGCACCACGGTCCTGTGCGTCTCGGCGGACCTGCCCTTTGCGCTGGGCCGCTTCTGCGGGGCTGAGGGGATTGACGACGTCGTCACCGCCTCCGTCTTCCGCTCCACCTTCGGGGCCGACTACGGCGTGACCATTGCCGACGGGCCGCTGGCAGGCCTGCTGTCGCGTGCCGTCGTGGTCCTTGACGCCGACGGCACGGTCCTCCACGCCGAACAGGTGCCCGAGATCGGTCAGGAGCCCGACTACGAGGCCGCTGTCGCAGCCCTGGCCTGA
- the pyrE gene encoding orotate phosphoribosyltransferase translates to MSTNDSQRARLAQLVEELAVVRGKVTLASGLESDFYVDMRRATLHHEAAPLIGHVMLDMLEEAGLGPEDIDAVGGLTMGADPVATAMLHAAASRGLDLDAFVVRKAAKDHGMRRRIEGPEVAGRRVVVLEDTSTTGGSPLEAVAALREAGAEVLAVAVVVDRDTGARERVEAAGLPYHAALGLDDLGLG, encoded by the coding sequence GTGAGTACCAACGATTCCCAGCGCGCCCGCCTCGCCCAGCTCGTTGAGGAGCTGGCCGTCGTGCGCGGCAAGGTCACCCTCGCCTCGGGCCTGGAGTCCGACTTCTACGTGGACATGCGCCGTGCCACCCTGCACCATGAGGCCGCCCCGCTCATTGGCCACGTCATGCTCGACATGCTGGAGGAGGCGGGCCTGGGGCCGGAGGATATTGACGCCGTCGGCGGCCTGACCATGGGTGCCGACCCGGTGGCTACCGCCATGCTCCACGCCGCCGCCTCCCGCGGCCTGGACCTGGACGCCTTCGTGGTGCGCAAGGCGGCCAAGGACCACGGTATGCGACGGCGTATCGAGGGCCCGGAGGTCGCTGGCAGGCGGGTGGTGGTCCTGGAGGACACCTCCACCACCGGCGGCTCCCCGTTGGAGGCGGTCGCCGCCCTGCGGGAGGCAGGAGCCGAGGTCCTGGCCGTGGCCGTGGTCGTGGACCGCGACACCGGTGCGCGCGAGCGCGTCGAGGCAGCGGGCCTGCCCTACCACGCCGCCCTGGGCCTGGACGACCTGGGACTGGGCTGA
- a CDS encoding TrmH family RNA methyltransferase, giving the protein MEEDVPADRREVGVGPWPGGEAAWPTDPCYDPALLAAGDRRNVVDRYRYWSVEAIRADLAARAHSLHVAIENVSQDLNIGSIVRSANAFNVGGVHVVGRRRWNKRGAMVTNRYLSVTHHPQAAELLAWAEREGYEVVGIDNVPGARLLEGESLPERCLMVFGSEGEGISSGLLASCSRVLRIGQYGSTRSINVAAAAAVAMHTWILQHGGPAPD; this is encoded by the coding sequence CTGGAGGAGGACGTCCCCGCCGACCGTCGCGAGGTGGGGGTGGGGCCCTGGCCCGGGGGAGAGGCCGCCTGGCCCACCGACCCCTGCTACGACCCGGCCCTGCTGGCTGCCGGGGACCGGCGTAACGTCGTGGACCGCTACCGGTACTGGTCGGTGGAGGCGATCCGTGCCGACCTGGCTGCCCGCGCCCACAGCCTGCACGTGGCCATTGAGAACGTCAGCCAGGACCTCAATATCGGCTCGATCGTGCGCAGTGCCAACGCCTTCAATGTGGGTGGGGTCCACGTTGTCGGCCGACGCCGCTGGAACAAGCGTGGCGCCATGGTCACCAACCGCTACCTCAGCGTCACCCACCACCCCCAGGCCGCCGAGCTCCTGGCGTGGGCGGAGCGTGAGGGCTACGAGGTGGTGGGTATTGACAACGTCCCGGGCGCCCGCCTCCTGGAGGGCGAGTCCCTGCCTGAGCGCTGCCTGATGGTCTTTGGCAGCGAGGGGGAGGGGATCAGCTCGGGTCTGCTGGCCAGCTGCTCCCGCGTCCTGCGTATCGGGCAGTACGGCTCGACCCGCTCTATTAACGTGGCGGCGGCGGCCGCGGTGGCAATGCACACCTGGATCCTCCAGCACGGCGGACCCGCCCCGGACTGA
- a CDS encoding Hsp20/alpha crystallin family protein produces the protein MATPSSFDPFRDLDRWLTNGLVRTPASVGMPLDLYRKGESFVAHIDLPGVDPATIDVDVEDRTLTVRAERPARDEDGVQWLAHERPSGTFARQLTLGYGLALDRISATYTDGVLTLTIPVAEEAKPRKIEVVHSKAAQPIIEAEPKA, from the coding sequence ATGGCAACACCGTCGTCCTTCGATCCCTTCCGCGACCTGGACCGCTGGCTCACCAACGGCCTGGTGCGCACCCCCGCGTCCGTGGGCATGCCGCTGGACCTGTACCGCAAGGGCGAGTCCTTCGTGGCCCACATCGACCTGCCCGGCGTCGACCCCGCCACGATCGACGTGGACGTGGAGGACCGGACCCTCACCGTGCGCGCCGAGCGCCCCGCCCGAGACGAGGACGGGGTCCAGTGGCTCGCCCACGAGCGTCCCTCGGGCACCTTCGCCCGCCAGCTCACGCTGGGCTACGGCCTGGCGCTGGACCGCATCTCCGCCACCTACACCGACGGCGTGCTCACGCTGACGATCCCCGTGGCGGAGGAGGCCAAGCCCCGCAAGATCGAGGTAGTGCACTCCAAGGCGGCCCAGCCCATTATCGAGGCCGAGCCGAAGGCCTGA
- the fbaA gene encoding class II fructose-bisphosphate aldolase, with the protein MAIATPESYADMLDRAKAGKYAIPAINVTSSQTLSAALKGFADAESDGIVQISNGGAAYWSGSSRLDRVTGSLAFAAYARAVGDLYPGIVGLHTDHCPKKFLDCWIHPLLEIEAEQVKRGELPVFQSHMWDGSAESLDDNIEIAVDMLKRSRAAHTVLEIEIGAVGGEEDGIKGEENASLYTTADDAYRAIEALGLGENGRYITALTFGNVHGSYKPGHVKLRPEILGEIQVDVAKRLGDRLQTKVGVKDSPFDLVMHGGSGSTDEEIATAVRNGVIKMNVDTDTQYAFTRPIADWMYRNYDGVLKVDGEVGSKKKYDPRAWGKAAEEGMAARVVEACERLGSVGSAKR; encoded by the coding sequence GTGGCCATCGCAACCCCGGAGTCCTACGCGGACATGCTTGACCGCGCCAAGGCTGGCAAGTACGCCATCCCCGCGATCAACGTCACGAGCTCCCAGACCCTCTCCGCTGCCCTCAAGGGCTTCGCCGACGCCGAGTCTGACGGTATCGTCCAGATCTCCAACGGCGGCGCCGCCTACTGGTCCGGCTCCTCCCGCCTGGACCGCGTCACTGGTTCCCTCGCCTTCGCCGCCTACGCCCGCGCCGTCGGTGACCTCTACCCCGGCATCGTGGGCCTCCACACGGACCACTGCCCCAAGAAGTTCCTTGACTGCTGGATCCACCCGCTGCTGGAGATCGAGGCCGAGCAGGTCAAGCGCGGCGAGCTGCCGGTGTTCCAGTCCCACATGTGGGACGGCTCGGCGGAGTCCCTGGACGACAACATTGAGATCGCCGTGGACATGCTCAAGCGCTCCCGCGCGGCCCACACCGTCCTCGAGATCGAGATCGGCGCTGTCGGCGGCGAGGAGGACGGCATCAAGGGTGAGGAGAACGCCAGTCTCTACACCACTGCCGACGACGCCTACCGCGCCATCGAGGCCCTGGGCCTGGGCGAGAACGGCCGTTACATCACAGCGCTGACCTTCGGCAACGTGCACGGCTCCTACAAGCCCGGTCACGTCAAGCTGCGCCCGGAGATCCTGGGCGAGATCCAGGTGGACGTCGCCAAGCGCCTCGGTGACCGCCTCCAGACCAAGGTCGGGGTCAAGGACTCGCCGTTCGACCTGGTCATGCACGGCGGCTCCGGCTCCACCGACGAGGAGATCGCCACCGCGGTGCGCAACGGCGTCATCAAGATGAACGTCGACACCGACACCCAGTACGCCTTCACCCGCCCGATCGCGGACTGGATGTACCGCAACTACGACGGCGTCCTGAAGGTCGACGGTGAGGTCGGCTCCAAGAAGAAGTACGACCCCCGCGCCTGGGGCAAGGCTGCTGAGGAGGGCATGGCCGCCCGCGTGGTCGAGGCCTGTGAGCGCCTCGGCTCGGTCGGCTCCGCCAAGCGCTGA
- a CDS encoding sensor histidine kinase, whose product MSAGQVPGIGGQLPLRRQAERILARREVVPAGAALALLVLDWIPPGVQRPSGLTLLASVVIAVCVGLSGWYPRLAGGAALVVTAVVNALPSDVAVLTAPAIGSVLVIGGWVARRWNLAVLVAGTALLAGSVIGGDPDRVRPFVAWSFQIVVGVGVGLVVRLYKDRLQVADEQVGYWRLRVEAEDSRVRSVLAAQLHDSVVACLARIVVNTEYLIREPSRGRTQVCEEQILADAQSAMRQIRQIIHASTPAAEAVRDDGSWVAVLKEYRTLLAAAGLELRPSVPSEQELAEVLDGPRLSVLAVALREGCLNALKYAGRGTSVRVQVVLDPDQVELMVRSTTAPSGTPEEAWRRGLEGGMGLTMLTRRAEQVGGYVSYGPLKDDWLLGVALPHPAAGVGTDHGTDEVPLDKEKEHD is encoded by the coding sequence ATGAGTGCCGGGCAGGTGCCTGGCATTGGTGGCCAGCTCCCTCTGCGGCGTCAGGCAGAGCGGATCCTCGCTCGTCGGGAGGTGGTCCCGGCGGGGGCGGCGCTGGCCCTCCTGGTCCTGGACTGGATTCCGCCAGGTGTCCAGAGGCCGTCAGGGCTCACTCTTCTCGCCTCAGTTGTTATAGCGGTCTGCGTGGGGCTCTCGGGCTGGTACCCACGGCTCGCGGGCGGTGCCGCCCTGGTGGTGACGGCGGTGGTGAACGCTCTTCCCAGCGACGTCGCCGTGCTGACGGCGCCGGCAATCGGCTCGGTCCTGGTGATCGGCGGCTGGGTGGCACGTCGCTGGAACCTGGCCGTACTCGTAGCGGGCACGGCCCTGCTGGCTGGCTCAGTCATAGGTGGTGACCCCGACCGTGTCCGGCCCTTCGTGGCGTGGTCCTTCCAGATCGTCGTGGGGGTCGGGGTCGGGCTGGTAGTCCGTCTTTATAAGGACCGCCTACAGGTGGCCGACGAGCAGGTCGGGTACTGGCGTCTCAGGGTGGAGGCCGAGGACTCCCGGGTGCGCTCGGTCCTGGCCGCGCAGCTCCATGACTCGGTGGTGGCCTGTCTGGCCCGGATCGTGGTGAACACGGAGTACCTGATCCGCGAGCCGTCTAGGGGCCGCACGCAGGTGTGCGAGGAGCAGATCCTGGCCGACGCCCAGAGCGCGATGCGGCAGATCCGCCAGATCATTCACGCGAGCACCCCGGCGGCTGAGGCGGTCCGAGACGACGGGTCCTGGGTGGCGGTCCTGAAGGAGTACAGGACGCTCCTGGCCGCTGCCGGCCTTGAGCTCCGCCCCTCAGTCCCCTCGGAGCAGGAGCTGGCTGAGGTGCTTGACGGTCCCCGCCTGTCGGTACTGGCGGTGGCGTTGAGGGAGGGCTGCCTCAACGCCTTGAAGTACGCCGGACGAGGGACGTCGGTGAGGGTCCAGGTGGTGCTTGACCCGGACCAGGTCGAGCTCATGGTCAGGTCTACGACGGCCCCGTCGGGCACGCCTGAGGAGGCCTGGCGCAGGGGGCTGGAAGGCGGCATGGGCCTGACCATGTTGACGCGCCGGGCTGAGCAGGTCGGAGGCTACGTCAGCTACGGGCCCCTGAAGGACGACTGGCTGCTTGGAGTCGCCCTGCCGCACCCCGCGGCAGGGGTAGGAACAGATCACGGCACCGATGAGGTGCCGCTAGACAAGGAGAAAGAACATGACTGA
- a CDS encoding response regulator transcription factor: MTENTGAASEKKEPVRVLLADDDEGYRRQLSSLLGTVPYINVVAVAGDGREALNALEKCQVDVALVDIAMPSMDGVEVTKVITGRYPDTKVVILSGLVPEDYMEKVLATETMGFLTKDMGVDDIARGLRAVSQGQQVLGPEPTRLLVEGYRRQARFREENADFLEGVRKLPKRQRTVYDMLVLHAPCTDKEIAQAIGYARTTVRDDLVEIRRRLGCRTRVEIIQKAALLGSR, translated from the coding sequence ATGACTGAGAACACTGGTGCTGCCTCGGAGAAGAAGGAGCCGGTCCGCGTACTCCTGGCTGATGATGACGAGGGGTACCGCCGTCAGCTCAGCAGCCTCCTCGGCACCGTCCCCTACATTAACGTGGTCGCTGTGGCTGGAGACGGTCGTGAGGCTCTTAATGCGCTGGAGAAGTGTCAGGTAGATGTGGCACTTGTAGATATTGCTATGCCATCTATGGATGGCGTTGAGGTGACCAAGGTCATAACTGGGCGTTATCCGGATACGAAGGTTGTCATCCTCTCGGGGCTGGTGCCTGAGGACTACATGGAGAAGGTCCTGGCCACCGAGACGATGGGGTTCCTGACCAAGGACATGGGAGTGGACGACATTGCCAGGGGTCTGCGTGCAGTCTCCCAGGGGCAGCAGGTGCTCGGCCCCGAGCCGACGAGGCTCCTGGTGGAGGGCTACCGGCGGCAGGCCCGGTTCCGGGAGGAGAACGCGGACTTCCTCGAGGGCGTGAGGAAGCTGCCGAAGCGCCAGCGGACAGTGTACGACATGCTGGTCCTCCACGCGCCCTGCACGGACAAGGAGATCGCGCAGGCCATTGGGTATGCCAGGACGACCGTACGTGACGACCTGGTAGAGATCCGGCGCCGATTGGGCTGCCGTACTCGTGTCGAGATCATCCAGAAAGCTGCCCTGCTTGGGTCACGGTGA
- a CDS encoding peptidoglycan-binding protein has translation MTNLRCTSSRFITLANGWPTASPTDRSGSRYCWLAISDLHNNAVTVLQFNLNSAEGMSVDVDGYYGRGTRWAVMQVQRRYNLTQDGEYGAKTGHRMRWRAVNGSVSRWA, from the coding sequence ATGACAAACCTTAGGTGCACTTCGTCGAGGTTTATCACTCTTGCCAATGGCTGGCCCACGGCTTCGCCTACAGACCGTAGCGGGAGCCGCTATTGCTGGCTCGCGATTAGTGACCTCCACAACAATGCAGTCACCGTTCTCCAGTTTAACCTGAATTCGGCTGAAGGTATGAGCGTTGACGTTGACGGATACTATGGTCGAGGAACGCGCTGGGCGGTCATGCAGGTTCAGCGAAGGTATAACTTGACGCAGGACGGTGAGTATGGCGCAAAGACCGGTCATAGGATGCGCTGGCGTGCAGTAAACGGGTCTGTGTCGCGTTGGGCTTGA